One Deltaproteobacteria bacterium genomic window carries:
- a CDS encoding GMC family oxidoreductase, protein MTVVPVKQLLSSSFLRGNSAIKNRISIGEYCSVANTIADVCIVGVGGLGGILAKELASAGLKVVGFERGPVPTLEDYAPRDAVKFLIRPELSDWSKHEPTTTRKKPGDKARIQYRTSPLNVLGGALLHWTGQSSRYMPGDFKLHTNEIASGNAERAKADLTGYDIIDWPLSYDDLEPYYEKFEWEFGISGTGGKNPFAGPRQRDFPVPPLRHSAKMEIFAEACRKLGYHPYDTAAGILSQAYRPPQPYDTRMPERPACVYCGHCNFYGCHVHAKSASLYTVVPVAQQTGNFALHANSKVFHLLSDDKGNATGVRYFDPAGRAHEQRARVVILSAFVFESVRLLLLSKTDHKRFAKGLANTSGYVGRNILAHGDVRAMAAFDDYIINGFIGPGSAAMRIDDFNGNNFDHTGLGFIRGGTIGTSGDGTPATRFDVLPPDVPAWGEEFKKYYTHYYTRTMDLNMQPETLPHRDNRVDLDPRQTDRWGIALPRVTFDFHQNELRLQKYMAGVGERIMKATGASKVWTEEKGRPNRWAGATRMGADPKNSVVNEFCQTHDVPNLFIVGASVFPSMAGYPPTATVAALAYRTAEFVLKQKQWFD, encoded by the coding sequence ATGACCGTTGTTCCTGTCAAACAACTTCTTTCTTCTTCCTTTTTGCGGGGCAACTCTGCTATCAAGAACAGGATTTCTATTGGGGAGTATTGCAGCGTGGCAAATACGATTGCGGATGTGTGTATCGTTGGCGTAGGCGGGCTCGGCGGTATCTTGGCAAAAGAGCTCGCTTCAGCCGGACTGAAAGTGGTGGGTTTCGAGCGCGGCCCGGTGCCAACGTTGGAAGATTACGCACCGCGCGACGCGGTTAAATTTCTCATTCGCCCCGAGTTGTCCGACTGGTCGAAACACGAGCCGACGACGACGCGCAAGAAACCGGGCGACAAGGCGCGCATCCAATATCGCACCAGCCCGTTAAATGTCTTGGGCGGCGCGCTGCTGCATTGGACTGGGCAGTCGTCGCGCTACATGCCGGGCGACTTTAAACTGCATACCAATGAAATCGCCAGCGGCAATGCCGAGCGCGCCAAGGCCGACTTGACCGGCTACGACATTATCGATTGGCCGCTCAGCTACGACGATCTTGAGCCCTATTACGAAAAATTCGAGTGGGAGTTCGGCATCTCTGGCACGGGCGGGAAAAATCCCTTTGCCGGCCCGCGCCAGCGCGACTTCCCGGTGCCGCCGCTGCGCCATAGCGCGAAAATGGAGATCTTCGCCGAGGCATGCCGCAAGCTTGGTTATCATCCGTACGACACTGCCGCAGGCATCCTCTCGCAAGCGTATCGGCCACCGCAGCCGTATGACACGCGCATGCCTGAGCGGCCGGCCTGCGTCTACTGCGGCCACTGCAATTTTTATGGCTGTCACGTGCATGCTAAATCGGCTTCGCTTTACACGGTGGTTCCGGTGGCGCAGCAGACCGGCAATTTCGCGCTGCACGCTAACAGCAAAGTCTTTCACCTCCTGAGTGACGACAAGGGAAACGCGACCGGCGTGCGCTACTTCGACCCCGCTGGACGCGCGCACGAACAGCGGGCGCGCGTGGTTATCTTAAGCGCGTTTGTTTTCGAGTCGGTGCGTTTGTTGTTGTTGTCGAAAACTGACCACAAGCGTTTTGCTAAAGGGTTGGCGAATACAAGCGGCTACGTCGGCCGCAACATTCTCGCCCACGGCGACGTGCGCGCCATGGCGGCCTTTGACGATTACATCATCAATGGCTTCATCGGCCCCGGCTCGGCGGCGATGCGCATCGACGATTTCAACGGCAACAATTTCGATCACACCGGCTTGGGGTTTATCCGCGGCGGCACGATCGGCACCAGCGGCGACGGCACGCCGGCCACGCGCTTCGATGTCCTACCGCCCGATGTGCCGGCCTGGGGCGAAGAGTTCAAGAAATATTATACGCACTACTACACGCGGACCATGGACTTGAACATGCAGCCGGAAACCTTGCCGCATCGAGATAACCGCGTCGATCTCGACCCGCGCCAGACAGACCGTTGGGGCATCGCGCTGCCGCGTGTGACGTTCGATTTCCATCAAAACGAGCTGCGACTGCAGAAATACATGGCCGGGGTCGGCGAGAGAATCATGAAAGCGACCGGCGCGAGCAAAGTCTGGACCGAGGAGAAAGGCCGGCCGAACCGCTGGGCCGGCGCCACACGCATGGGCGCCGATCCGAAGAATTCCGTGGTAAACGAATTTTGCCAGACTCACGACGTGCCTAACTTGTTCATCGTCGGTGCATCGGTGTTTCCCAGCATGGCCGGCTATCCGCCGACGGCGACCGTGGCGGCGCTGGCCTATCGCACCGCGGAATTCGTGCTTAAACAGAAGCAATGGTTTGACTAG
- the aroG gene encoding 3-deoxy-7-phosphoheptulonate synthase AroG produces MKPNTDDLRIKEIKELLTPSTLLGDFPITDKAARTVYETRQAIHRILHGADDRLLVIMGPCSIHDVKAAKEYAGKLKEARDRLAADLLIMMRVYFEKPRTTVGWKGLINDPNLDGSFQINDGLRVGRQLLLELNESDVPAGIEFLDMITPQYIADLVSWGAIGARTTESQVHRELASGLSCPVGFKNGTDGNVRIALDAIRAAQAPHHFLSVTKAGKSAIVSTTGNEDCHVILRGGKQPNYDATNVTAAAKSLAEAGIPARIMIDCSHGNSGKEPAKQAAVGHDVAKQIAEGDARIFGIMVESHLKAGRQDLIPGKALVYGQSITDACIGWDDTRTLVDALAEAVRKRRLKAAENGDAE; encoded by the coding sequence ATGAAACCGAACACCGACGATCTGCGGATCAAGGAAATTAAGGAGCTCCTCACACCGTCGACGCTGCTGGGCGATTTTCCCATCACCGACAAAGCGGCGCGCACGGTCTATGAAACCCGCCAGGCGATTCATCGCATTTTGCACGGCGCCGACGATCGCCTGCTCGTGATTATGGGACCCTGTTCGATTCACGACGTCAAAGCGGCGAAGGAATACGCCGGCAAGCTCAAAGAGGCGCGCGACCGGCTGGCGGCCGATCTGTTGATCATGATGCGCGTCTACTTTGAAAAACCGCGTACTACTGTGGGCTGGAAGGGCCTGATCAACGACCCCAATCTCGACGGCAGCTTTCAAATCAACGACGGCCTGCGCGTCGGCCGGCAGTTATTGCTCGAATTGAATGAAAGCGACGTGCCCGCCGGCATCGAGTTTCTCGACATGATCACGCCGCAGTACATCGCCGACCTGGTCTCCTGGGGCGCCATCGGCGCGCGCACCACCGAGAGTCAGGTGCATCGCGAGTTGGCTTCGGGCTTGTCCTGTCCGGTGGGATTTAAAAACGGCACCGACGGCAACGTGCGCATTGCGCTGGACGCGATTCGAGCGGCCCAGGCACCGCATCATTTTTTGTCGGTCACCAAGGCCGGCAAGTCGGCCATCGTTTCGACGACCGGAAATGAGGACTGCCATGTCATCCTGCGCGGCGGCAAACAACCCAATTACGATGCCACCAACGTCACCGCCGCGGCGAAAAGTCTAGCCGAAGCCGGCATCCCGGCGCGCATCATGATCGACTGCAGCCACGGCAACAGCGGCAAAGAACCGGCCAAACAAGCGGCCGTCGGCCATGACGTGGCGAAGCAAATCGCCGAAGGCGATGCGCGCATCTTCGGCATCATGGTCGAGAGCCACCTGAAAGCCGGCAGGCAGGATTTGATCCCAGGCAAAGCGCTGGTCTACGGCCAAAGCATCACCGACGCCTGCATCGGCTGGGACGACACCCGCACCCTCGTCGACGCGCTGGCCGAAGCCGTGCGCAAGCGCCGGCTGAAGGCCGCCGAAAACGGCGATGCGGAATAG
- a CDS encoding MmgE/PrpD family protein has product MDVTAKLAQFAVNTRYDALPAQAIKTAKVAIRDCLGVALAGSKEEDAKIAAHVAREEQAKEETTVIGNNFKSSALNAALANGTAAHAMDYDHSFTLMGQPTAPIIPATFALGEALGASGRQIIEAYAIGYEVTAKLVHSLRDSTHEGWHGPSSLGAFGAAASCAKLLGLDEARTQMALGITASLASGVVANFGTMTKPLHVGHGARNGVLAAKLAQAGFTANNAAIEHAVGYYNVHHGGTPVNEAAIGELGRSWALLSDGLRIKPYPCGGLTHQVIDSILEFRGKHNLTPDVVESVKVDVVKHTFDRIAFRVPQNGIQGKFCMPYLVARALIDGKVSLHAFTDQAVRDPKILAFAEKVEMNLDTALKKTDAGGRPCRVTVQLKNGQTYTREAQHAKGSPEFPMSEEELRGKFTECARETVSDATAQQLLDNIARLETLASVKPVCEMLRT; this is encoded by the coding sequence ATGGACGTCACCGCCAAACTCGCGCAATTCGCCGTTAATACAAGATACGATGCCCTGCCCGCGCAGGCGATCAAAACGGCCAAGGTCGCGATTCGCGATTGCCTTGGCGTCGCGCTGGCCGGCAGCAAAGAGGAAGATGCGAAAATCGCCGCGCACGTTGCGCGCGAAGAACAGGCCAAAGAAGAGACCACGGTGATCGGCAACAACTTCAAGTCATCGGCGCTCAATGCCGCCCTCGCCAACGGCACGGCGGCCCATGCCATGGACTACGACCACAGCTTCACGTTGATGGGCCAACCCACTGCGCCGATTATTCCGGCCACGTTCGCGCTCGGCGAAGCCCTTGGCGCGAGCGGCCGGCAAATCATCGAAGCCTATGCCATCGGCTACGAAGTGACGGCCAAGCTGGTCCACTCGCTGCGCGATTCGACCCATGAAGGTTGGCATGGGCCGTCGAGCTTGGGCGCCTTCGGCGCGGCGGCATCCTGCGCCAAGCTCCTCGGCCTCGACGAGGCGCGCACGCAGATGGCGCTCGGCATCACCGCCTCGCTGGCCAGCGGCGTGGTGGCCAACTTCGGCACCATGACCAAACCGCTCCACGTCGGCCACGGCGCGCGCAACGGCGTGCTCGCCGCCAAGCTTGCCCAAGCGGGATTTACCGCCAACAACGCGGCCATCGAACATGCGGTCGGCTATTACAACGTTCATCATGGCGGCACCCCGGTCAACGAAGCGGCCATCGGCGAGCTCGGCCGCTCGTGGGCTTTGCTCAGCGACGGCCTGCGCATCAAACCCTACCCCTGCGGCGGCTTGACCCATCAAGTCATCGATTCGATCTTGGAGTTCCGCGGCAAGCACAATCTCACGCCGGACGTGGTCGAGAGCGTCAAAGTCGACGTCGTCAAACACACCTTCGATCGCATCGCCTTTCGCGTGCCGCAAAACGGCATTCAAGGAAAATTCTGCATGCCTTACCTGGTTGCCCGCGCGTTGATCGACGGCAAGGTTTCCTTGCATGCGTTCACCGACCAAGCGGTGCGCGACCCGAAGATTTTGGCCTTCGCCGAAAAAGTTGAGATGAATCTCGACACCGCACTCAAGAAAACCGACGCCGGCGGCCGCCCCTGCCGCGTCACCGTGCAACTAAAAAATGGCCAAACCTACACGCGCGAAGCACAGCACGCCAAAGGCAGCCCGGAATTTCCCATGAGCGAGGAAGAACTGCGCGGCAAGTTTACCGAGTGTGCCCGGGAGACAGTGAGCGATGCCACGGCGCAACAGCTGCTGGACAATATTGCACGGCTGGAGACGCTGGCGAGCGTCAAGCCAGTGTGCGAAATGCTGCGGACATAG